The Salvia splendens isolate huo1 chromosome 21, SspV2, whole genome shotgun sequence genome includes a window with the following:
- the LOC121783613 gene encoding uncharacterized protein LOC121783613 has translation MMHHFMSKASRRILYSVGALYGNAPCSSMATKHYFSVVPTLQRNFESMQPTPRNFWNWGSLEFCRNLSFATGFAPLKAKPLETILDVERAKKKSPEELADIWDDFHLGRGHIGISMKAKLYHLLEQRASDCRYFVIPVWKGSGYTTMFVQVEMPHMLFTGLEDYKARGTQAAPYLTALYYKEFAESKDLVLVRGDIVFTSKLSDEEAKWLMEAAHSFYLNDVRYKLVERFNKQTREFEFKDVLQALEMPIL, from the exons ATGATGCATCACTTCATGTCCAAGGCTTCGAGGAGGATATTGTATTCGGTTGGAGCTCTATATGGAAATGCCCCATGTTCTTCCATGGCCACAAAACATTATTTTAGTGTAGTACCAACTCTTCAAAGGAATTTTGAGAGTATGCAACCAACGCCCAGAAATTTCTGGAACTGGGGATCACTGGAGTTCTGCAGGAACTTGAGCTTTGCGACTGGGTTTGCACCTTTGAAGGCAAAGCCTTTGGAGACAATCCTTGATGTTGAAAGGGCTAAGAAGAAATCACCTGAAGAACTCGCTGACATTTGGGATGAT TTTCATTTGGGAAGGGGTCATATTGGTATATCAATGAAAGCAAAATTGTACCACCTGTTGGAACAAAGAGCGTCAGATTG CCGATATTTTGTGATTCCAGTGTGGAAAGGAAGTGGGTACACCACAATGTTTGTGCAAG TAGAGATGCCACACATGCTTTTCACTGGTCTTGAAGATTATAAAGCAAGAGGAACCCAAGCTGCTCCATACTTGACAGCGTTGTATTACAAAGAATTTGCAGAAAGCAAGGACTTGGTGCTTGTTCGTGGCGACATTGTCTTCACTAGCAAGCTGAGTGATGAAGAAGCAAAGTGGCTCATGGAGGCTGCACATTCGTTCTACCTGAATGATGTCAGGTATAAACTGGTCGAGCGTTTCAACAAACAAACTCGCGAATTTGAGTTCAAGGATGTTTTGCAAGCCTTAGAGATGCCGATACTGTAG
- the LOC121783475 gene encoding myb family transcription factor PHL11-like encodes MDRMYTGGGVLLTRDPKPRLRWTADLHDRFVEAVTKLGGPDKATPKSVLRVMGLKGLTLYHLKSHLQKYRLGQQHSKQHNTDNFENPFIVSTSTNSLSMNIEQGEIPLVEAVRCQIEVQKTLEEQLEVQKKLQMRIEAQGRYLQAILKRAQQSLSANTNHSDSLESTKPQLTDFNLALSSFMHTVNGDSGNGDIIEDTKDVKIKLEGPSIEFDLNSRSGYDFIGITG; translated from the exons ATGGATAGAATGTATACTGGCGGAGGAGTGCTTCTGACGAGAGACCCAAAGCCGCGGCTGAGGTGGACTGCTGATTTGCATGATCGTTTTGTCGAGGCTGTCACCAAGCTTGGTGGCCCTGATA AGGCTACTCCAAAATCAGTTCTGAGGGTGATGGGGCTCAAGGGACTCACATTGTATCACTTGAAGAGCCATTTACAG AAGTATAGGCTTGGACAGCAGCATTCCAAACAACATAACACAGACAACTTTG AAAATCCCTTCATTGTAAGTACAAGCACTAATTCATTGAGCATGAACATTGAACAAGG AGAAATCCCCCTTGTTGAAGCAGTTAGGTGCCAGATTGAGGTGCAGAAAACACTAGAAGAACAGCTTGAG GTGCAGAAGAAACTGCAGATGAGAATAGAAGCACAAGGGAGGTACTTGCAAGCCATACTCAAAAGAGCTCAGCAGAGCCTTTCTGCTAACACGAATCACTCTGATAGCCTAGAATCGACAAAACCTCAGCTAACGGACTTCAACTTGGCCCTATCAAGCTTCATGCACACGGTGAATGGAGACAGTGGGAACGGAGATATCATCGAGGATACAAAAGACGTAAAGATCAAGCTTGAAGGGCCTTCCATTGAGTTTGATCTCAACTCCAGAAGTGGCTACGACTTCATTGGCATCACAGGATAA